A stretch of the Panicum virgatum strain AP13 chromosome 9N, P.virgatum_v5, whole genome shotgun sequence genome encodes the following:
- the LOC120693156 gene encoding membrane steroid-binding protein 2-like produces the protein MASCSVFTPPAALSAPAPSGRQRAAAAVCLPGVRGSRPATRGVRCRAGQGGVKVPAKLSELWAAAKDAPPLAVLAAVAAAVAIYKVGSGLLAPRPPPPRRGETQTAPRPPVPEPVQVGEITEEELRQYDGSDPEKPLLMAIKGQIYDVSQSRMFYGPGGAYALFAGKEASRALAKMSFEQQDLNGDISDLTPMELGSLNDWEYKFTSKYVKVGTVRAAPAGEGYGISPAIQEEVTAPVPVLEPELDPEPKPIHDDAP, from the exons ATGGCGTCTTGCTCCGTCTTCACCCCACCGGCGGCGCtctccgcgccggcgccgtccggccggcagcgcgcggccgcggccgtatGTCTCCCCGGTGTTCGCGGCAGCCGCCCGGCGACCCGCGGCGTGCGGTGTAGGGCCGGGCAGGGCGGCGTCAAGGTCCCGGCGAAGC TGTCGGAGCTGTGGGCCGCGGCGAAGGACGCGCCTCCGCTGGCCGTGCTCgcggccgtggccgcggcggtggcgatcTACAAGGTTGGGTCCGGTCTCCTcgcgccgcgccctcccccGCCGCGTCGGGGGGAGACCCAGACGGCCCCGCGACCTCCAGTGCCGGAGCCGGTGCAGGTGGGTGAGATAACGGAGGAGGAGCTGCGGCAGTACGACGGGTCCGACCCCGAGAAGCCGCTGCTGATGGCCATCAAGGGGCAGATCTATGACGTCTCCCAGAGCAG AATGTTCTATGGACCTGGTGGGGCATATGCGTTGTTTGCTGGAAAAGAAGCCAGCAGGGCATTGGCCAAGATGTCCTTTGAACAGCAGGATCTGAATGGTGATATATCTGACCTTACACCTATGGAGCTCGGTTCCTTGAATGACTGGGAGTACAAGTTCACCAGTAAGTATGTGAAGGTAGGAACCGTAAGGGCAGCGCCTGCAGGAGAGGGTTATGGCATTTCACCTGCGATACAGGAGGAAGTTACTGCACCTGTACCTGTGCTTGAGCCTGAGCTTGACCCGGAGCCGAAGCCGATCCACGATGATGCACCATGA